In Streptomyces sp. TS71-3, the following proteins share a genomic window:
- a CDS encoding indole-3-glycerol phosphate synthase → MFTSVLMIEKALTTADVDFVTTLHGDEGVAFQVMLQPRGDQADRLLRAIDDVAMGELDEAAHERATPEAEGQAEQALEVSLAALHAAGCEAEGRLIEDHPLDELKSIVEEAEADEVIVLTDPHYVEEFFHRDWASRARHKVGVPVLKLFSHSKA, encoded by the coding sequence GTGTTCACAAGCGTACTGATGATCGAAAAGGCCCTGACAACCGCCGACGTCGACTTCGTCACCACCTTGCACGGAGACGAGGGCGTCGCCTTCCAGGTGATGCTCCAGCCCCGTGGCGACCAGGCCGACCGGCTGCTGAGAGCCATCGACGACGTGGCGATGGGCGAGCTGGACGAGGCGGCGCACGAGCGCGCCACCCCGGAGGCGGAGGGCCAGGCCGAGCAGGCGCTGGAGGTCTCGCTCGCCGCACTGCACGCGGCGGGGTGCGAGGCGGAGGGGCGGCTGATCGAGGACCATCCGCTGGACGAGCTGAAGTCGATCGTGGAGGAGGCCGAGGCCGACGAGGTGATCGTGCTGACCGATCCGCACTACGTGGAGGAGTTCTTCCACCGCGACTGGGCGTCGCGGGCCCGCCACAAGGTGGGCGTGCCCGTGCTGAAGCTCTTCTCGCACAGCAAGGCGTAG